A single region of the Capra hircus breed San Clemente chromosome 14, ASM170441v1, whole genome shotgun sequence genome encodes:
- the LOC102173951 gene encoding LOW QUALITY PROTEIN: solute carrier family 7 member 13 (The sequence of the model RefSeq protein was modified relative to this genomic sequence to represent the inferred CDS: inserted 1 base in 1 codon; substituted 1 base at 1 genomic stop codon) produces MDKERKIQLKRVFGCCWAXRFLIADITGADVFVALKGVLKSSCINPGLSLSIQVDWALWSFMTPLHSAEVGVTFPCSGACYCFLKRCFGNMISFLNLWTTFLGPGLTARQALLLAXYSIQPLYPRCSAPKLLKKCLALGILSSCGVREVTWLQIASMLLEMATLGLVSLSAVVLLVKVRKENLELFPNSFNAEFLEASQLTEAIFQGYFAYSGGGCFTYPAGELKKPRKTILKNIFPAFPLVTLVYLLVNISYLTVLTPKEILSSVAGPILRLNLAFARSHMAHKAQLYQDDL; encoded by the exons ATGGATAAAGAGAGGAAGATACAGCTCAAGAGAGTATTTGGATGTTGCTGGG TGAGGTTTCTAATTGCAGATATAACTGGAGCAGATGTTTTTGTGGCCCTCAAAGGGGTGTTGAAGTCCTCATGCATCAATCCAGGGCTCTCCCTGAGCATCCAGGTTGATTGGGCCCTGTGGTCCTTTATGACCCCTCTCCACTCAGCAGAGGTAGGTGTGACTTTCCCATGCAGTGGAGCTTGCTACTGTTTTCTCAAGAGGTGttttggcaatatgatctctttCCTGAATCTCTGGACCACCTTTCTGGGTCCAGGGCTCACTGCCAGGCAGGCTCTGCTCCTTGCCTAGTACAGTATCCAGCCTTTGTATCCCAGGTGCTCTGCTCCAAAGCTGCTGAAGAAATGTCTGGCGCTGGGAATTCTGAGTTCTTGTGGTGTGAGAGAGGTGACTTGGCTTCAGATAGCCAGCATGTTGCTGGAAATGGCCACACTCGGCCTTGTTTCCCTAAGCGCAGTAGTGTTGCTGGTAAAAGTGAGGAAGGAGAATCTAGAATTATTTCCGAACTCTTTCAATGCTGAGTTTCTAGAAGCCTCCCAGTTGACAGAAGCCATCTTCCAAGGATATTTTGCATATTCAGGTGGGGGATGCTTTACGTATCCAGCAG GGGAGCTCAAGAAACCCAGAAAAACAATTCTAAAGAACATATTTCCTGCATTCCCTCTGGTAACTCTTGTTTATTTACTGGTTAACATTTCCTACCTGACTGTTCTGACACCCAAGGAAATTCTCTCTTCAG